From the Priestia koreensis genome, one window contains:
- a CDS encoding PD-(D/E)XK nuclease family protein: protein MNITPFPAFTWSHARQQLLTECPRKYAYHYYLSHNGWLSDSNSFQKQCYRLKKLVDLPAFFGQVVHEVVHDAIKELVQHNTVPDVEMLSHRARLKLRQAFLDSTTHAESWFHKPNRYTMFWEIYHDGYLREQASKRINERLTLCFRHLFSSASWKDVMSSHVKNIGYDNPFRSIRVFNTKVYALVDHIYKKGDRYVLVDWTTAHNQSDDVRQLSLLAYHVMKSYHVPIDRIVVRREYLLKGSAHTYHFTVADIRSVEQYIDESINRMSEYQKCPEKNEPVEIEKFSRNTSSLCDRCHYKELCEAST from the coding sequence ATGAATATAACTCCTTTTCCAGCCTTCACATGGTCACACGCTAGGCAACAATTGTTGACAGAATGCCCACGAAAATATGCGTATCACTATTATCTGTCACATAACGGGTGGCTGTCGGACTCGAATTCATTTCAAAAACAGTGCTATCGTTTAAAAAAGCTTGTCGATCTTCCCGCTTTCTTTGGGCAAGTTGTTCACGAAGTTGTGCATGATGCTATTAAAGAATTGGTACAGCACAATACTGTTCCTGACGTTGAAATGCTGTCACACCGAGCACGTTTGAAGCTTAGACAAGCCTTTTTGGATTCAACAACGCATGCCGAGTCCTGGTTTCATAAACCAAATCGGTACACAATGTTTTGGGAAATTTACCACGATGGTTATTTGCGAGAACAAGCTAGTAAACGTATTAATGAACGTCTTACACTCTGTTTTCGTCACCTCTTCTCTAGTGCTTCTTGGAAAGATGTCATGTCCTCTCATGTTAAGAATATTGGATATGATAATCCGTTTCGTTCCATTCGAGTCTTCAACACAAAAGTTTATGCACTAGTTGATCACATTTATAAAAAAGGCGACCGCTATGTGCTGGTTGATTGGACGACCGCTCATAATCAAAGTGATGATGTGAGACAGCTTTCTCTTCTCGCCTACCACGTTATGAAATCTTATCATGTACCCATTGATCGAATCGTCGTACGCCGTGAATATTTGTTGAAAGGCAGTGCTCATACGTATCATTTCACAGTAGCAGATATCAGAAGTGTAGAACAGTATATCGATGAAAGTATAAATAGAATGAGTGAATATCAAAAATGTCCTGAGAAGAACGAGCCGGTAGAAATAGAGAAATTCTCGAGAAATACGAGTTCTTTATGTGATCGTTGTCATTACAAAGAGCTATGTGAAGCGTCTACTTAA
- the murQ gene encoding N-acetylmuramic acid 6-phosphate etherase — MNIKSLLTEKRNPNTINIDQSSSLDIIKMINEEDQSVAFTVQKILPTIARVIDRIVDGAKKGGRIFYIGAGTSGRLGILDASECPPTYSTNPDFVQAIIAGGETAILHAVEGAEDNVDLGANEIAKRDVTSLDTVIGIAASGRTPFTIGAMKEATQRGAFVASITCSPQSPMQEMAEEAMVAEVGPEVVTGSTRMKAGTAQKMILNMISTAVMIRLGKVYENLMIDVKPSNEKLQIRAQHIIQDLTGAPLEVVKEKLAQYQSVKLSILSLRTNLENDELINWLDAHDGHLRQALDAFHKNNSAS, encoded by the coding sequence ATGAATATCAAATCACTTCTTACTGAAAAACGAAATCCAAATACAATAAATATTGATCAATCTTCATCACTTGACATCATTAAAATGATCAATGAAGAAGATCAAAGCGTCGCATTCACAGTACAAAAAATTCTTCCAACAATTGCTCGCGTCATTGACCGCATTGTCGATGGAGCGAAAAAAGGTGGACGTATTTTCTATATTGGTGCCGGAACGAGCGGTCGTTTAGGTATTCTTGATGCATCAGAATGTCCTCCTACTTACAGCACGAATCCAGATTTTGTTCAAGCTATTATTGCAGGTGGTGAGACGGCTATCCTCCATGCAGTTGAAGGAGCAGAAGATAATGTAGATCTAGGAGCCAATGAAATCGCAAAACGTGACGTAACCTCTCTTGATACTGTCATTGGGATTGCTGCAAGCGGCCGTACCCCATTTACAATTGGCGCCATGAAAGAAGCTACACAACGTGGTGCTTTTGTTGCATCCATTACTTGCTCTCCTCAGTCACCTATGCAGGAAATGGCAGAAGAAGCGATGGTAGCAGAAGTAGGGCCTGAGGTTGTAACGGGGTCAACACGAATGAAAGCTGGCACCGCACAGAAAATGATTTTAAATATGATCTCAACAGCTGTCATGATTCGCCTCGGCAAAGTCTATGAAAATTTAATGATTGATGTAAAACCATCGAATGAAAAACTGCAAATACGTGCGCAACATATTATACAAGACTTGACCGGCGCTCCGCTAGAGGTCGTCAAAGAAAAACTTGCTCAGTATCAATCGGTGAAGCTTTCCATCTTATCACTTCGTACCAACTTAGAAAATGACGAACTCATTAATTGGCTCGATGCTCATGATGGACATCTCAGACAAGCACTTGATGCTTTTCACAAAAATAACTCAGCCAGCTGA